From a single Serratia surfactantfaciens genomic region:
- a CDS encoding LysR family transcriptional regulator, whose amino-acid sequence MPSLIYSFAQLEAFTAVAEHGSLAKAALKLGKDRTTLRDLIDFLEDGLGYALFLREGRSLHLTPEGEQLQRQAHLLMRQVKAFEAFAKDVPKSAAQEISLVYDPFTPRALLQALIAAMAQRNTRLSLINASREEAESLLANGQADLGICQARHRSVGDAMEWRALGAIEMDFYAAKMLFPGAEQPLSLLELSLAPQVIMHPDSDEPVARRLQISGHTIFTNELEMLRALLEQGCGWGFLPTHMHAEQWKNVSTLRTEVGSQGISQTMVTIWKPGNDRRALIDETLALLPGLWRGAEGGEKSLLD is encoded by the coding sequence GTGCCCAGCCTGATTTATTCCTTTGCCCAACTGGAAGCCTTCACCGCCGTGGCCGAGCACGGCAGCCTGGCGAAAGCCGCGCTCAAGCTCGGCAAAGACCGCACGACGCTGCGCGATTTGATTGATTTTCTCGAGGATGGCTTGGGCTATGCGCTGTTCCTGCGCGAGGGGCGCAGCCTGCACCTGACGCCGGAGGGCGAACAGCTGCAACGCCAGGCGCACCTGCTGATGCGGCAGGTGAAAGCGTTTGAGGCGTTTGCCAAAGACGTGCCGAAGAGCGCGGCGCAGGAAATCTCGCTGGTTTACGATCCCTTTACGCCCCGCGCGTTGCTGCAGGCGCTGATTGCCGCTATGGCCCAACGCAACACGCGCCTGAGCCTGATTAACGCCTCACGCGAAGAAGCAGAAAGCCTGCTGGCAAACGGCCAGGCCGATCTGGGGATCTGCCAGGCGCGCCATCGCAGCGTGGGCGACGCCATGGAGTGGCGCGCCTTAGGGGCGATAGAGATGGATTTCTACGCCGCTAAAATGCTTTTTCCCGGCGCGGAACAACCGCTTTCGCTGCTGGAGCTCTCGCTCGCGCCACAGGTGATCATGCACCCGGATTCTGACGAACCGGTGGCGCGCCGCCTGCAAATTTCAGGGCACACTATCTTCACCAACGAACTGGAGATGCTGCGCGCCCTGCTTGAACAGGGCTGCGGCTGGGGGTTCTTGCCGACGCATATGCATGCGGAACAGTGGAAAAACGTCAGCACGCTGCGCACCGAAGTGGGCAGCCAGGGGATCAGCCAAACCATGGTGACCATCTGGAAGCCGGGCAATGACCGGCGAGCGCTGATTGATGAGACGTTGGCACTGTTGCCGGGGTTGTGGCGAGGAGCTGAGGGGGGTGAAAAGTCGCTGCTAGATTAG
- a CDS encoding DUF4236 domain-containing protein has translation MSLRFRQTFTLFPGVRLNIGKRGISASIGVPGATVNVGQKGVRATVGLPGSGLSYTTPTFSYGAKHSVTNPLNPSATDTHLEIPETAPGNVPSNAKIYMPQAGMNEISSASVEVLTSTSLLPLRDLLAKAREQRAEVKADLQEAIAEESKQKSELARRKSSLFRLFYKRRIAELEIKLPQTQAEISRLVSWEDSTKIAITFESSDASQRAYDAMVRAFDVLKSSVKKWDITADKAIDQFAERTLATRSVNRHPVTFDFSSTDLIQFTGRAMRFENANGDDILLYPGVAVMPRADGAFALIDLRELQISAEPRGFHEEDGVPSDASIAGHTWAKTNKNGSPDRRFKDNYQIPICIYGNMTFQSQTGVTEEYMVSNADAAQAFAEAVKRYQLSLTQTESLVRV, from the coding sequence ATGTCTCTCCGCTTCAGACAAACCTTTACTCTTTTCCCCGGCGTTCGCCTCAATATTGGTAAGCGTGGAATAAGCGCGAGCATCGGTGTACCTGGCGCAACAGTCAATGTTGGGCAAAAAGGGGTTAGAGCAACCGTAGGACTACCGGGTTCTGGTTTATCTTATACAACACCTACTTTTTCCTACGGAGCCAAGCACTCAGTAACCAATCCACTGAATCCGTCTGCTACAGATACTCATCTTGAAATACCGGAGACAGCGCCAGGTAACGTTCCTTCAAACGCCAAAATTTATATGCCTCAAGCTGGCATGAATGAAATCTCCAGCGCTTCTGTTGAAGTTCTGACCAGCACATCTCTTTTACCTTTACGAGACTTGCTCGCCAAAGCACGTGAACAAAGAGCTGAGGTAAAAGCTGATTTACAAGAGGCAATCGCTGAAGAGTCAAAACAAAAGAGCGAATTGGCTCGGCGTAAATCAAGCCTGTTCCGTTTGTTCTACAAGCGTCGTATTGCAGAGCTTGAGATCAAACTTCCGCAAACCCAAGCAGAAATATCTCGCCTAGTGTCTTGGGAAGACAGTACAAAAATTGCTATCACTTTCGAAAGCAGCGATGCCTCACAGAGAGCTTATGACGCAATGGTTCGTGCATTCGACGTTTTAAAATCGAGCGTCAAGAAATGGGATATTACTGCTGATAAGGCTATAGACCAGTTTGCCGAAAGGACGTTAGCCACACGGTCTGTTAATCGTCATCCGGTTACTTTCGATTTTAGTTCAACTGATCTCATACAGTTTACAGGACGAGCGATGCGGTTTGAAAATGCCAATGGTGACGATATTTTGCTTTACCCTGGTGTTGCAGTCATGCCACGCGCTGATGGGGCATTTGCTCTAATTGACTTACGCGAATTACAAATTAGTGCAGAACCTCGCGGATTCCATGAAGAAGATGGCGTTCCAAGTGATGCCAGTATAGCTGGGCATACATGGGCTAAAACGAACAAAAATGGCTCGCCAGATCGCAGATTCAAAGACAACTATCAAATCCCTATTTGTATTTATGGGAATATGACTTTCCAGTCTCAAACGGGTGTAACTGAAGAATATATGGTCTCGAATGCCGATGCCGCCCAAGCCTTTGCAGAGGCAGTGAAACGCTATCAGCTCTCGCTCACTCAAACTGAGTCGCTAGTTAGAGTCTAA
- a CDS encoding SIR2 family NAD-dependent protein deacylase: MEEFDKRLENIKQLLSSQSRQSWLFGAGISFGSKIPLMYPLTSRVERIIEEDSGDKEKEILAALKADLSDDCHVEHYLSHLGDLLAIADRSRSQSAYIGANRYTGEELRKLYLEIIKAIGGIVRYGYVAANAEHTIEEEIGSAANPIVEIEPHCKFIKALLISKLNLEQRSKTTFFTTNYDTLLEDALALHKKIVCDGFSGGAVGFWNAENEFSNAALDSNTYHLYKLHGSIDWHRDDDLGLVRARYGTKYLSNPANIMIYPQATKYIETQKDPFASLFLGLRKTLMSGQQNTLITCGYSFGDDHINAEIESALRSESNQTTVIVFIKESPKNGIVINKTLDAWLKCPKINSRVYVAGELGIYHNSIIPLAESDNSKYTWWRFDGLTQFISTGDIP; the protein is encoded by the coding sequence ATGGAAGAATTTGATAAGAGGTTAGAAAACATAAAGCAGCTTTTAAGTTCTCAAAGTAGACAAAGTTGGCTTTTTGGTGCTGGTATAAGTTTTGGCTCAAAAATACCTTTAATGTATCCATTGACCAGCCGCGTTGAAAGAATTATCGAAGAAGATTCCGGGGATAAAGAAAAAGAAATTTTGGCTGCTTTAAAAGCAGATCTATCTGATGACTGCCATGTTGAACACTACTTGAGCCATTTGGGTGATCTTTTAGCTATTGCGGATCGTTCAAGGAGCCAGTCTGCATATATTGGCGCTAACCGTTATACCGGTGAGGAGTTAAGGAAACTGTATCTAGAAATTATCAAGGCTATCGGCGGGATAGTCAGATACGGTTACGTCGCTGCCAATGCTGAACACACGATAGAGGAGGAGATTGGGAGCGCAGCAAACCCAATAGTTGAAATTGAGCCTCATTGTAAATTTATAAAGGCATTATTGATTAGTAAATTGAACCTAGAACAACGTTCAAAAACTACATTTTTCACTACTAATTATGATACTTTGCTCGAGGATGCCTTAGCTCTACATAAAAAAATAGTATGTGATGGTTTTTCAGGTGGAGCTGTAGGTTTTTGGAATGCAGAAAATGAATTCTCGAATGCAGCTTTGGATTCAAATACATACCATCTATATAAATTACATGGTTCGATAGATTGGCACAGAGATGATGACTTAGGCCTGGTGCGTGCGAGATATGGAACTAAATATTTGTCAAACCCCGCAAATATAATGATTTACCCTCAGGCAACAAAATATATTGAAACACAAAAAGACCCGTTTGCTAGTTTATTTTTGGGTTTAAGAAAAACCCTAATGAGTGGGCAGCAAAATACATTGATTACTTGTGGTTATAGTTTTGGTGATGACCATATTAATGCTGAGATTGAAAGCGCATTGCGAAGTGAATCTAATCAAACGACGGTGATTGTATTTATTAAAGAGTCACCAAAAAATGGAATCGTTATTAATAAGACTTTAGACGCTTGGCTGAAATGTCCGAAAATTAACTCTAGAGTGTATGTTGCAGGTGAATTAGGTATTTACCATAATTCAATAATTCCTTTGGCTGAGTCTGATAATAGCAAATATACATGGTGGCGTTTTGATGGCTTAACGCAGTTCATCAGCACAGGAGATATTCCATGA
- a CDS encoding DUF6434 domain-containing protein produces the protein MKIDWHSALLTRATIVDKSYKNTQNVRRFMVEACGEDFRFDREFMAWIRNDMSKTLGDVADEWQRRHIINPGK, from the coding sequence TTGAAAATCGATTGGCATAGCGCATTGCTAACACGCGCCACGATCGTGGATAAAAGCTACAAAAATACGCAAAACGTTCGGCGTTTCATGGTTGAGGCGTGCGGAGAAGATTTTCGCTTCGATCGTGAATTTATGGCATGGATACGCAATGACATGTCAAAGACGTTAGGTGATGTCGCCGATGAGTGGCAGCGCAGGCACATCATCAACCCTGGTAAATAG
- a CDS encoding ATP-binding protein codes for MSNIFQSRKELKVGKIIEVSGNNLRIEIDEGVNELIRAVDGQVYPVGQMGSIIKVHFGRKLLFAFVRSLKMRSELITEDINKLINAADDARILEVDLFGQGVWSNKNNRLEFSRGVETYPLPLQSAYICLNDELEAVYNAAESNAQDEAITPMVPIGNYIGGNNAVCRANIDKLFGHHFAILGSTGSGKSGTVASILHSVLDHRPGDTTLKPKIVMIDPHGEYASAFGNRAKVFRAYNDASAAEDDAELLKLPYWLMSSDELRSLIIGKTEHEATSQNNIVYEAITYSRLLEAGYVQDVGAEPNGGLEAAFVDGVNEEQVLNFDRDKPVPFKLTQFVKHIDKVQGRKEGKQEKLAASSGRDKIDNILKKLKVLRSNPQLSFLLKEYSEADSPKLQDILAQFVGEANGKDIRIIDISGLPNEVAGPLTALISRLLFQYKLWQTRDEREKDPILFICEEAHRYVPNHGEAQYKEAQDAIRRIAKEGRKYGLGLGLISQRPSDVESTVLSQCNSWIVLRLSNSSDQEHVSRFLPDSLSGLTKMLSALTRREAIFVGEAAALPSRIRIRELSPDRLPNSNDIKFASGWSNDATQDADLMEVVKRWCGTSGE; via the coding sequence ATGAGTAATATTTTTCAATCACGGAAAGAACTAAAGGTAGGGAAAATTATTGAGGTGTCTGGCAATAATTTACGCATAGAGATTGATGAGGGCGTTAATGAGCTTATTCGTGCTGTTGACGGACAAGTTTATCCTGTAGGACAAATGGGCAGTATCATTAAAGTACATTTTGGTAGGAAGTTGCTATTTGCTTTTGTTCGGTCTCTTAAAATGAGATCTGAGTTGATTACTGAAGATATCAACAAACTAATTAACGCAGCAGATGATGCTCGTATCTTAGAGGTTGACCTCTTTGGTCAGGGAGTATGGTCTAACAAAAATAATCGACTTGAATTTTCTCGTGGTGTTGAAACTTACCCTTTGCCATTACAAAGTGCCTATATTTGCTTAAACGATGAACTAGAGGCTGTTTATAACGCAGCAGAATCAAATGCTCAAGATGAAGCAATTACACCCATGGTTCCAATTGGGAATTACATTGGTGGCAACAATGCAGTATGTAGAGCAAATATTGATAAATTGTTTGGGCATCACTTTGCGATATTAGGGTCTACAGGTTCAGGAAAATCTGGAACAGTGGCATCAATTTTACACTCTGTTCTAGATCATCGACCTGGAGACACCACATTAAAGCCAAAAATTGTCATGATTGATCCCCATGGTGAATATGCTAGCGCTTTTGGAAACAGGGCAAAAGTATTTCGTGCGTATAATGACGCATCTGCAGCAGAGGATGATGCTGAGTTATTGAAATTGCCTTATTGGCTGATGTCCAGTGATGAATTACGCTCGTTAATTATTGGTAAAACAGAACACGAAGCTACCTCTCAAAATAATATTGTTTATGAAGCAATCACCTATTCTAGATTGCTAGAGGCTGGCTACGTGCAAGATGTAGGCGCTGAACCAAACGGCGGATTAGAAGCCGCATTTGTTGATGGTGTAAATGAAGAACAGGTTTTGAATTTTGATAGAGACAAACCCGTTCCATTCAAATTGACACAGTTTGTTAAGCACATAGACAAGGTGCAAGGTCGCAAAGAAGGGAAACAGGAAAAACTAGCTGCATCATCGGGGCGTGATAAAATAGATAACATACTTAAAAAGCTAAAAGTCCTTCGCTCAAATCCCCAACTTAGTTTTTTGCTAAAAGAATATAGTGAAGCTGACTCTCCAAAACTACAGGATATATTGGCACAGTTTGTCGGTGAAGCAAATGGAAAAGATATTCGCATTATAGATATATCAGGGCTGCCAAATGAGGTGGCAGGACCATTAACTGCATTAATATCCCGTCTTCTTTTTCAATACAAACTCTGGCAAACGAGGGATGAAAGAGAGAAAGATCCCATATTATTTATCTGCGAAGAAGCGCACCGCTACGTGCCAAATCATGGTGAAGCTCAATATAAAGAGGCTCAAGATGCTATTCGACGTATTGCAAAAGAAGGGCGTAAATATGGATTAGGTCTGGGGCTTATTTCACAGAGACCATCCGATGTTGAAAGTACTGTTCTCTCCCAATGTAACTCTTGGATAGTACTTAGATTGTCGAATTCAAGTGATCAAGAGCATGTATCTAGGTTCTTGCCTGACAGTTTAAGCGGTTTAACTAAAATGTTATCTGCCCTTACAAGACGAGAGGCTATTTTTGTTGGGGAGGCCGCAGCACTTCCAAGCAGGATTAGAATTAGAGAATTATCACCTGATAGATTACCCAATTCTAATGATATTAAATTCGCAAGTGGGTGGTCGAATGATGCTACTCAAGATGCTGATTTAATGGAGGTTGTAAAGAGGTGGTGTGGAACTTCGGGTGAGTAA
- a CDS encoding lipopolysaccharide biosynthesis protein, producing MKRWFSDGAFRSILRNAAYLGSGSVASALLGLLALSCAGKGMSPEMFGVLVVIQAYTKAVSDFIKFQTWQFVVQFGTPALEHQNTGRFRDVVAFSFGLDIASGVIAVLGGMVMLPFLSHALGLDSESFWLAMLYCTLIPSMTSSTPTGVLRAFNRFDLIAIQQAIKPFLQAVGSVISYYFDLGFPGFIVTWYASNLIGGTLFWWFTARELRRRDIHGALRPRLFDVARRIEGAWNFVWTTNIAHTIWAARNSCTTVLVGVVLGPAAAGLFKIAMTFFDATGTPAKLLEKSFYPEIMRLDPRTKTPWLLGLRSSLLAGGIGLAVAVLMLLVGKPLISAVFGQQYLEAYDLIQIMLGAIIVSMMGFPQESLLFMAGKQRAFLIAQATASAAYIALLVSMAYAFGVQGAAFAYLLGQCLDVLLSLIPTIGAYRNRFMLGLNVPKESNQ from the coding sequence ATGAAACGGTGGTTTTCCGATGGCGCGTTTCGCTCCATTTTACGTAACGCCGCCTATTTAGGTTCCGGCAGCGTGGCCAGCGCGCTGCTCGGCCTGCTGGCGCTCTCCTGCGCCGGTAAAGGCATGTCGCCTGAAATGTTCGGCGTGCTGGTGGTGATCCAGGCCTATACCAAAGCGGTCAGCGATTTCATCAAATTCCAGACCTGGCAGTTTGTGGTGCAATTCGGCACCCCGGCGCTGGAGCATCAAAATACCGGCCGCTTCCGCGACGTCGTCGCCTTCTCCTTCGGGCTGGATATCGCCAGCGGCGTCATCGCCGTGCTGGGCGGCATGGTCATGCTGCCGTTCCTGTCTCACGCCCTGGGGCTGGACAGCGAGAGCTTCTGGCTCGCCATGCTGTATTGCACGCTGATCCCGTCGATGACCTCATCCACGCCGACCGGCGTGCTGCGCGCCTTCAACCGTTTCGACCTCATCGCCATCCAGCAGGCGATCAAGCCGTTCCTGCAGGCGGTGGGCAGCGTCATCTCCTACTATTTCGATCTGGGGTTCCCGGGCTTTATCGTCACCTGGTACGCCTCTAACCTGATCGGCGGCACGCTGTTCTGGTGGTTCACCGCGCGCGAACTGCGCCGCCGCGATATCCACGGCGCGCTGCGGCCGCGGCTGTTCGACGTCGCACGCCGCATCGAGGGCGCCTGGAACTTCGTCTGGACCACCAACATCGCCCATACCATCTGGGCCGCACGCAACTCCTGTACCACGGTGCTGGTGGGCGTGGTGCTCGGGCCGGCCGCCGCCGGGCTGTTCAAGATCGCCATGACCTTCTTCGATGCGACGGGTACCCCGGCCAAGCTGCTGGAGAAAAGCTTCTATCCGGAGATCATGCGCCTGGATCCGCGCACCAAGACGCCGTGGCTGCTGGGCCTGCGCTCCTCGCTGCTGGCCGGCGGCATCGGCCTGGCCGTGGCGGTGTTGATGCTGCTGGTGGGCAAGCCGCTTATCTCCGCGGTGTTCGGGCAACAATACCTGGAAGCCTATGACCTGATTCAAATCATGCTGGGCGCGATCATCGTCTCGATGATGGGCTTCCCACAGGAATCCTTACTGTTTATGGCGGGCAAGCAGCGCGCTTTCCTGATCGCGCAGGCGACGGCCTCGGCGGCCTACATTGCGCTGCTGGTGTCGATGGCGTACGCCTTCGGCGTGCAGGGCGCCGCCTTCGCTTATTTACTTGGGCAATGTTTAGACGTTCTGTTATCCCTGATACCGACGATCGGCGCCTACCGCAATCGCTTTATGTTGGGGCTGAATGTGCCCAAAGAGAGTAATCAATGA
- a CDS encoding serine hydrolase domain-containing protein, giving the protein MKSKVFNRSLLAGVVISLCSGLLAPAALAACAGTELSACPAPFDAQLPDTHKMLTWSQSDRVVGFRNDYRNYAGDVFHHGNATPLPTAAKPLTDASYRVNGKTYHLQDYLQRQNVSGMLVLKDGKIAWKYLGQGNTDATLWTSRSVGKSVVATLVGVAIKQGKIRSLDDLITQYEPDLKGTAWDGVTLRQLITHTSGVAWNEDYTNPKSDFAQLTECEAKPGTYACVRKLVAGLQRAHPAGQNWSYSSGGAWLLGDVLERATGMPLATYLEQSIWQPYGMASDGVWHAYAKGQHDVGAHGFNATLEDWGRFGEFILHNGRLPNGKQILPEDWVAQSANWTRAAGSVSAAHPDGIYGFQWWNNEVPANAANVEPTPQASLKHSLWALGIFGQMIMVNQAENLVIVQWSTWPQAEPSFSAQPLEASLMFSAIAKELR; this is encoded by the coding sequence ATGAAAAGCAAAGTGTTTAACCGCAGCCTGCTGGCGGGCGTTGTTATCAGTCTCTGCAGCGGCCTGTTGGCGCCCGCCGCGCTGGCCGCCTGTGCGGGCACCGAACTCAGCGCCTGTCCCGCGCCTTTCGATGCGCAATTGCCGGACACGCACAAGATGCTCACCTGGAGCCAGAGCGACCGGGTGGTCGGTTTTCGTAATGACTACCGCAACTATGCCGGGGATGTGTTTCACCACGGCAATGCCACGCCGCTGCCGACTGCCGCTAAACCTTTAACCGACGCCAGCTATCGGGTGAATGGCAAAACCTACCACCTGCAGGATTATCTGCAGCGCCAGAACGTCAGCGGCATGCTGGTATTGAAAGACGGCAAAATTGCCTGGAAATATCTGGGGCAGGGCAATACCGACGCCACGCTGTGGACGTCGCGCTCGGTGGGCAAATCGGTGGTCGCCACGCTGGTGGGCGTGGCGATTAAACAGGGCAAGATCCGCTCGCTCGACGATCTCATCACGCAATACGAACCCGATCTCAAAGGCACCGCGTGGGACGGTGTGACCCTCAGGCAGCTGATCACTCATACCTCCGGCGTGGCGTGGAATGAGGATTACACCAACCCGAAATCAGACTTCGCGCAGTTGACCGAGTGTGAAGCCAAACCCGGCACCTACGCCTGCGTGCGCAAGCTGGTGGCCGGTCTGCAGCGTGCGCATCCGGCCGGGCAGAACTGGTCTTACTCCTCCGGCGGCGCATGGCTGCTGGGCGACGTGCTGGAGCGCGCCACCGGCATGCCGCTGGCGACCTATCTGGAGCAAAGCATCTGGCAGCCGTACGGCATGGCGAGCGACGGCGTGTGGCATGCCTACGCCAAAGGCCAGCACGACGTGGGTGCGCACGGCTTTAACGCCACGCTGGAAGACTGGGGGCGCTTCGGCGAATTCATCCTGCATAACGGGAGGTTGCCGAACGGTAAACAGATCCTGCCGGAAGATTGGGTAGCCCAGTCGGCCAACTGGACACGGGCGGCGGGCTCGGTATCGGCGGCGCATCCTGACGGCATTTACGGCTTCCAGTGGTGGAACAATGAAGTGCCGGCGAATGCGGCTAACGTAGAACCCACTCCGCAGGCGTCCCTCAAGCATTCCCTGTGGGCGCTGGGGATCTTCGGCCAGATGATTATGGTCAATCAGGCGGAGAATCTGGTGATCGTCCAGTGGTCTACCTGGCCGCAGGCGGAGCCTTCTTTCAGCGCCCAACCGCTGGAGGCATCGCTGATGTTTAGTGCGATAGCCAAGGAATTGCGTTAA
- the lptF gene encoding LPS export ABC transporter permease LptF, with protein sequence MSLIERYITVEIRRLVMMIAGFLIFMFASYSAQRYLTDAANGTLALRVVADVVFYKSLIALEMILPVALYVSVAVALSQMYSDAEITAMLAAGASPLRLYKAVLILAVPLAIAVTLLSLYGRPWAYANIYQLQQQSQSVLDVSHLQADKFNVSGNGRMILANHVDKTANHLTDALIYVRGAHHTNLYRAQSVEVLDASPASPAVRLKTGTAYALDRQGTDDNGQNYDNFDIALKPFVPSAESRHKSASPAELARSADPGDAAELQWRESRGLTTVLMVLLAIPFSRIKPRQGRYAALLPLTILFTVIFYGGNICRTLVANGSLPTIPGVWLVPIAMAVGIALLLARDLSLLRKTAR encoded by the coding sequence ATGTCTTTGATTGAACGCTATATCACGGTTGAGATCCGCCGCCTGGTAATGATGATCGCCGGGTTTCTGATCTTCATGTTCGCCAGCTACTCCGCCCAACGCTACCTGACCGACGCCGCCAACGGCACGCTGGCGCTGCGGGTGGTGGCCGACGTGGTTTTCTATAAATCGTTGATCGCGCTGGAGATGATATTGCCCGTCGCGCTGTATGTTTCGGTGGCGGTGGCGCTGAGCCAGATGTACAGCGATGCGGAGATCACCGCCATGCTGGCCGCCGGCGCCAGCCCGCTGCGGCTGTACAAGGCGGTGCTGATACTGGCCGTGCCGCTGGCGATAGCGGTCACGCTGCTTTCGCTGTATGGCAGACCCTGGGCGTACGCCAATATTTATCAGCTGCAGCAGCAGTCGCAATCGGTGCTGGACGTGAGCCACCTGCAGGCCGACAAATTCAACGTCAGCGGCAACGGCCGCATGATCCTCGCCAATCACGTCGATAAAACGGCCAACCACCTGACGGACGCCCTGATTTACGTACGCGGCGCCCATCACACCAACCTGTACCGCGCGCAGTCGGTGGAGGTGCTCGACGCCTCCCCCGCCAGCCCCGCCGTGCGGCTGAAAACCGGCACCGCCTACGCGCTGGATCGCCAGGGCACCGACGACAACGGGCAGAACTACGACAACTTCGACATCGCGCTCAAACCGTTCGTGCCCAGCGCCGAGTCTCGGCATAAATCGGCCTCGCCGGCGGAACTGGCACGCTCCGCCGATCCGGGTGACGCCGCCGAACTGCAATGGCGCGAAAGCCGCGGGCTGACCACCGTGCTGATGGTGCTGCTGGCGATCCCCTTTAGCCGCATCAAGCCGCGGCAGGGGCGCTACGCCGCGCTGCTGCCCCTGACGATTCTGTTTACCGTGATTTTCTATGGCGGCAACATTTGCCGCACGCTGGTGGCCAACGGTTCTCTGCCGACGATCCCCGGCGTCTGGCTGGTGCCGATAGCGATGGCTGTCGGCATTGCCCTGCTGCTGGCGCGCGACCTATCCCTGCTGCGGAAAACTGCCCGATGA
- the lptG gene encoding LPS export ABC transporter permease LptG: MTIFSRYLIRNVFIGFAAAAGLLIPLFTTFTLINELEDVTPGGYRWQQALLVTVMTLPRSLVDLGPFIALLGGIVGLGQLSKTLELTAIRSAGMSIFRIALVMLAAGLLMNLSLGALDEWAASPLQQRALQMKNNALAQSNANDVTVNPLWARRGNEFVTVKTVDENDQPHGIEIFRYQANRALESYIYAESASTSADGSWLLHNVMQKSWQGRKETIERLNSLPWRSLFAVPSLKELTLPAGSFSLQQLDRYIDYLQGSGQPSTEYRLALWKKIGQPLLVLAMILLAIPFTFTAPRAPGMGSRLALGVIVGLLTYIAYQIVLNLGLLFALNAPFTALAPPLLILALALALVYRFDRRG, encoded by the coding sequence ATGACCATTTTTAGCCGCTACCTGATCCGCAACGTGTTCATCGGCTTCGCCGCCGCGGCCGGGCTGCTGATCCCGCTGTTCACCACCTTCACGCTGATCAACGAGCTGGAGGACGTGACCCCGGGCGGCTACCGCTGGCAGCAGGCGCTGCTGGTGACCGTGATGACCCTGCCGCGCAGCCTGGTCGATCTGGGGCCGTTTATCGCGCTGCTCGGCGGCATCGTTGGGCTGGGCCAGCTGTCTAAAACCCTGGAGCTGACGGCGATCCGCTCCGCCGGGATGTCGATATTCCGCATTGCGCTGGTGATGCTCGCCGCCGGGCTGTTGATGAACCTCTCGCTCGGCGCTCTCGATGAATGGGCGGCCTCGCCGCTGCAGCAGCGCGCGCTGCAGATGAAAAACAACGCGCTGGCACAGTCGAACGCTAACGACGTGACCGTGAACCCGCTGTGGGCGCGGCGCGGCAACGAATTTGTGACGGTAAAAACCGTCGATGAGAACGACCAGCCCCACGGCATTGAGATCTTCCGTTATCAGGCCAACCGCGCGCTGGAATCTTACATATACGCCGAAAGCGCCAGCACCTCTGCCGACGGCAGCTGGCTGCTGCACAATGTGATGCAAAAAAGCTGGCAAGGCAGGAAAGAGACGATTGAGCGGCTAAACAGCTTGCCGTGGCGATCGCTGTTCGCCGTGCCGAGCCTGAAAGAGCTGACCCTGCCGGCGGGCAGCTTCTCGCTGCAGCAGCTGGATCGCTATATCGATTACCTGCAGGGCTCGGGGCAGCCCAGCACCGAATACCGCCTGGCGCTGTGGAAAAAAATCGGCCAGCCCCTGCTGGTGCTGGCGATGATTCTGCTGGCCATCCCGTTTACCTTCACCGCCCCGCGCGCCCCCGGCATGGGCAGCCGGTTAGCGCTCGGCGTGATCGTCGGGCTGTTGACCTACATCGCTTACCAGATTGTCCTCAACCTGGGGTTGCTGTTCGCCCTCAATGCGCCTTTCACCGCCCTCGCTCCACCGCTGCTGATTTTGGCGTTGGCGTTGGCGCTGGTTTATCGGTTTGATCGGCGGGGTTAG
- a CDS encoding YtfJ family protein produces the protein MTLRRLLPLALLLTPLAAPAHNFVHGKPVAPIAIADRGELLLRDGDFHYRPWNSAKLAGKVRVIQYIAGRTSAKKKNSLLINSVKEANLPGDRFQPTTIVNTDDAIPGSGFFVRGKIEKNKRHYPWAQFIVDSDGLGRMAWRLPEESSTIVVLDKAGRVQWAKDGALTPQEVDQVIALLRALIDQETP, from the coding sequence ATGACGTTACGCCGCTTGCTGCCCCTCGCCCTGCTGCTGACGCCGCTGGCGGCGCCTGCGCATAACTTCGTGCATGGCAAGCCGGTGGCGCCGATCGCCATCGCCGATCGCGGCGAGCTGCTGCTGCGCGACGGCGATTTCCACTACCGGCCGTGGAACAGCGCCAAACTGGCGGGCAAGGTGCGGGTGATCCAGTACATCGCCGGGCGCACCTCGGCCAAAAAGAAGAACTCGCTGCTGATCAACTCCGTCAAGGAGGCGAACCTGCCGGGCGATCGCTTCCAGCCCACCACCATCGTCAACACCGACGACGCGATACCGGGCTCCGGCTTCTTCGTGCGCGGCAAGATAGAGAAAAACAAGCGGCATTACCCCTGGGCGCAGTTCATCGTCGACAGCGACGGGCTGGGGCGCATGGCCTGGAGGCTGCCGGAGGAGAGCTCCACCATCGTGGTGCTGGACAAGGCCGGGCGCGTGCAGTGGGCGAAGGACGGCGCACTCACGCCGCAGGAAGTTGACCAGGTGATCGCCCTGCTGCGCGCCCTGATCGACCAAGAGACGCCATGA